The Camelina sativa cultivar DH55 chromosome 18, Cs, whole genome shotgun sequence DNA window ATTTTCAGTagatcataattttttaaaaagaatattatttatCTGTGACAATTAACCATCTAGAGATTCTTTTTCTGTAAGTGTAATATGAGTATTGAAGACATGAGCTGGATAGAGGAACCTCTCAGTCGGTTCAAGTTGGCTGAGACGAAACTTGCATAAAAAGAGAGTCATTGTCTGTTTCTGGATACAAGACATTGCCTCTACGCAACGTTAATCACATTTTCAAAGCTGTTAAGCATCATTATCTCTCTTTAATTAATGTGTGAATTTAGCCTTGAAATTCAAAGTTTATTCCTTAATCTCTGTCTGGAAACAACgcattaatgttttttttttcttttgactttATATGCAGTAGGTTGTATTTTACTATCGGgcaatattttcttctaatatGATTATGATACAACTACATAAAAAGGAATTAAGACAAACAACCTTACAAAGTTACCATTATCTTTGTACAAGTAGGTAGACTTTGTAAGGTTGTTTGTCTTACTTCGTTTTGGTAAAGGTAATATCAATTTGGAActgcattttctttttctttttggtaactTTTAAAAGAAATGATCCTAATCTTAGGATTTTCTAAATTGACGAATAGACTTGGAACAGTAACATTGTGAGTGAAAATAGCTAAAAACGTGCAAGTTAGCATCCACTGACCTCTTTCGTTACGCAGACATGATGATGACACAAACATTATTGTATTTCACACGAATTAGCATACGTTGGATCCGCACATaatgaaaacttaaaaagattATGAAAATGAGGTGAGTCGAAtagattatatatgtatatctatctctaatatagtaatattcatctctctttttttttacattttcaaaaacaattttatatggATTGCGTTGATACTTGATAGATTAAGTTTAATGTGACTAAACGGCTCATCACATATAAAATTGTTGTGAAATAAATAAGAGGACAATGAAAAAAGAGGCTACCTTGAGTTGAGAAACAAAATgtcgaaaaaaaaagatacactAACCTTGACAAAGATGTAAATAAGTGAAATTTTGTCAAAAAGTGTCACTACGATAGTTTTGTTAGTGGAAAGTTTCAAATGCTACGCAACAAATTGTAATTACAGTTGTCTTCATGCAAGTAAATTTATTTGTCATTATATAGCCTCCACCAATCTTATGTTAAGAGCCTACACATATCTTATGTCTCTTCTATAACGCAgccaatctctctctcattctaTCTTCTCCATCTGTCACTTTTGGTGTTTCTGATTCCTGCATCACAGAGTATATTCAGTTTGATGAGTAGACATCTAAAACCCTTCATGGATTCTGGTGTCCATCGTTCTCATTGTTTCGATATTTTTGAAGGAGTCCCATTACAAGACGACCATTTCAACTCGGCATTCCTACCAAACACCGACTTCAATGTCCAATTGCAGTCAGCCTCGACCCGCAGCAACAACAATCAGTCTCAGTCAGACCCAAATGCATTAAACATTTTCCATAACGAAGGGCTTGCTCCAGAAGAAAGAAGGGCGAGAAGAATGGTCTCTAACCGGGAATCTGCCAGAAGGTCACGTATACGCAAGAAGAAGCAGATTGAAGAGCTTCAGCAACAAGTTGAACAGCTCATGATGCTGAATCATCACTTATCTGAGAAAGTCATCAACTTGTTGGAAAGCAACCACCAGGTCCTGCAAGAGAACTCACAGCTGAAAGAGAAAGTCTCTTCCTTTCAATTGCTCATGGCTGATGTGCTAATACCCATGAGAAATGCTGAGAGCAACATCAATGACCGCAATGTGAATCATCATCTAAGAGGAGAAACGTCAAACCGTCCCACCAACAACAGCCCCTttggtaaataaaataaaagtttcatATCCCACTCTTCTCGTTCTTGGTGTGTTTAAGTTTAAGCCAGTAGTACTGTGATTGACCCATATATTTGTGACTTCTATACGACTATTCTGCAACTACTTACTGTCATTTGTGTATAGATTATAGACAACAACACTGCAAATAGCTATTATATACTGGTTTCACAGTTACCTTACCTCAATCGAAATTGTAAATCACATTACTGGTCTATGAAGCAAATCAATTTGAGCAAAAGGTTCATTCAAACAATGTCAACACCGAAAACGAACTAGAAggtacatttttttggtttcttgccCTACATCAACAATTGTCCTTCTTCTCTAAGACAGTACCTCCATTGGAGATTTGACCATTGGGTATCTCTGCAGAAGCTGAATCTATGCTCTCTTCTTCTAGCTCTCCTAGTTCTTCTACTTCTCCTACTTCCTCTACCTCTTCTAcctcttcaacttcttcttctgcttctgcttctacTTCTACTTCTGCTTgtactacttcttcttcatcttcgatAATGCATTGCACAGGGTCTACAAAGGAAGCAACCGGGTCTGCAAACGAAGCCAAGGAAGGCCACCTGAAAGCATTAACCAAAAAACCAAGATGATAAAAGAGTATTATCCCAAAATGACAACACCTTCTTAAAACTCATATGACAAGATCTCTGTTTCGAAAACACCAATCTAAATTGCTTACTTGCTTGAATAAATGGTTGCACCATCATCAACTGTTGTTATCTCCTCATACATATCatctgaaacaacaacaaaacccaaaaaagatcaaatctttATGAACTTTCCAACTCCAAAGAACAATGGAgacaatacaaaaaaacaaactaaccTCCAGAGAAGTACTTCTCCACAAGAAACTGCTTAAACCCATCTTCGTACTTTCGATACTTGTCAGAATACTCTTCGCTTTCGAGATATCTTAAAAAATACGAAATTTAGGTTCTTTATAGTCCCGACGAAGAACACAATGCAcgaaagaaaagacaaaaaaaaaaagtttggaattTTTAGAAATTACTTGTGAAAAGATGGTTCTTCATCAATCAATTGATCTGTTAGTATTCCGTTGCTGTTCACCATATCCTCCGTCTGCAACACAATCGGAGTTATTATACAGATCCTAGTGTAAATTATCACTCTTTAGGGAGAGCAGAGAGAGGAGCAGAGTACCGTGATTTGGGGCGGCGGCGGAGAGGGAGGTGCGATAGAATTCTGCGGCAGTGGCTGATGTTCCGGCGGAGGCGGTATCGCCGGAGATGTGGCACTCTCGTTCGTCATACGTTTCAACTCTGgggttttttttgaaaaccttttgACTGATGACTTTAAGAAGAATTTGTCTAGTATCCTTTAATTTAGTGAAAAAGCTAGGTTTTTATTGTCtttctataataataataaaaaacttatacttaaatttgattttgtatttttacaaaaatgattcgaaattaatactaaatatttagttcttttcccgcttaattaactaatttttatGTTGGATTTTTCTATACTTGGTAAATTCGATCAATTTTGTAGAATTAAATAAGGAACCATTTTGATGTGTGTTTACGTATATAACAATTTTATATTGAAATGATTATACCAGCATACGCacagattttaaaatactatagtatatatttatatgtatatgaaatatTTCTAACagttaaaattgaatttttgtATTGTACTAATTGTAGTTTAGGGTAGAAtagttaaaattgaaaatttagtattGCATTTTAggttaaaatagtttaaatggAAAGAAATCTTAGGACAATATGTATAGACGAAATagaaaaacttgatttttttattgtgttgatACCGGATCCCACACTTTCGGCTCAAATCACTAGCTGCCATTCGGTCCACTAAGGGGTGAAGCCCACACTGATGTCTGAGGCCTAGTAGTGAAGTTGTTATTTCGGCGTCGTGAAGTCCGAAAGTGGGAAAATGAGTAAATGCTAGCGAGCTAATCAGAAAGCGTAACGCATGGAATTTCGGTTAAAGATCAAGTAAAAAAGTTCCGAATAAATGATGGACCGAAGATCACGCTAAATTAAATGTAATagcaagtaaaaaaagaaatgagttGTAATGCAAAAAGAGAGAtaggcacaaaaaaaaaaaaaatacaataaacatTAATTTGGCAATATTCACTCTAATTAGCACGCACTACTTAAGACCAATTTGGAGCTCGTTACGGCGAATAAGACATCCACACAAACCTTCAGTAACCTGGAGAGTGCGGATTCCAACTCTCACATATAGTTTAATGAAATAGTTAAAATTGAATTAGTAGTGTATGTTCAGGTTAAATAGTTaaaatggaaaagaaatttttgtaatatgaaTAGATAAAGTAGTTAAACTTGAGATTGACAGATTGTATTGTAGTCTAGGTTGACTAGTTAGAATGGaaataatttttagtaaatttaggTTGAAAAGTCCAAATtcagtaaaattaaaaaagcaaaGGAAGAAGGATCTTTGTTTGCATGGTAAAATAAATCTTAGTTTGTAGAGATCATACGTTTGGGGAGCCAAAATACATCAGGATAGCTTTTTCCCATTCATATAGAATTTTGAGCAATGTCAGTAATCAGTATGATCATGATGCAATCGTCTGTCGAACCAATTGATTCTCCAACACTAAAGTTGTTGTTTAATATAAAGTGATagataacatttttttcttactgAATTAGGTGAACCAGTAGTGaaatgtatctttttttttttccttttaacccACTATGTCTTCGAGTGGGTTGGACCTAATTACGAGGCTTTTTAAGTTCAGCCTTTGTAATTTCACGTGAAAACAAAAGTTGTAGCTCTCATCTCATCCATCTCTCATTATCGTCAAAGTAAAATAAACATGGTTCtcttataaataacataaaaccTACCCAAAATACGGCTCTTTTAAGACCATGATGATGAttggtgtttgttgttgtttgcataGATATTAGGACATTCTGAATGGTTAGGTTTAAAGATCATTGTGTTTCCAAAGCCTTTGAACACGACAAAAGAGagattgatatatcaaataaaaacattcaATACGGCAAATGATTTGGAACACTCAGAACAGATCTTTTAGATGATGAAATTGATGCTCTCAACTATCCGCAATATGtcaataaaaattacatttcgacattcacaacaaacaaattgaaaacaaaagacatcGACCTTTCATATTGAAAACAATCCTAAAAAATCAATccaaatcaaaatatatcacAATCTGTTTGTTATCTAGccgtatgtgtgtgtgtatttgtACGTATGCGAGTATGTGTATAAATTGGAAGTATGATAGACGAGAGAGCTGTGTGAGATGTGATGGGAGATGGGCCTGATGGGTGGCCCCAATGATCACGTGACAGTTGTGCTGATGGTATAAACGAGCTAGGACCCATGGGCCTGTTGAAGACTTTGCTATCTCAACCGACCACCGACGACTGAACCTTGAGCATTGATGGTGACTTTTCCACTCAACTCACTGACACACCTCACCTCGTCGTTTTAGCAAACACTCTCTCATACGTATTAGGATACACAGTATCTCTGCcctaaaatagtatattattgATCATACCAtttctataattaatttataaatatcttttttttcataGCCCTCAATGCTAAACAAATTTCTCAAATATTCTAGATGGTCGTATCAAATTTCGGAATTTATTGTATAGATATTAGATAGGATGAAAAAGCAGGTCTGTGACTGTACCAATGTACtgtatgtatatgtattttgtaGGCATAGCCGTATTTGTATGGTCCGTCtggattttgaatttgatagTTCTCTTGGCTAGCCAAGGACACCTGTGTGTGTACCACCAATTAGTGTGCAGTTCACCTCCTCTGTCTCAGTGGGGTCAACGTTTCCCCCCCCTTCATTTccatttctttctatttattatatttgatgtttaatttactgattttttttttcttggtatgAATGATactctgatttttgtttgataaacggatatatactctcaatttttttatttgagcaATACTATACTACTagtagttttacaaaaaaaacaaagcattaCTATAAGTCTATATGGTAAACCCTATTATTTGCAAAAACTGACGAGTCGATTAATTATTATTgcatgtgtttttttaaaataaaataaatctcaaCTGTTCATAATTTTAACAGATatcatatttgatatttgattctgttatatgattttatcttattttaaaaatcacgCAGAAAAATCTCTTACCGCCGCTTTTTGTTTGCCAATATTAGTTCCCTTacttaataacaaaataatattcgTTGCATATGATTTCTAAGCGAAGCTAAATCTGTCAAGTTGAAGGCCAAACATAGAACGGACTCGTGAAATGTAAAACATAATTTCATTAGATTCTTCAAACAGTCGACATTAGAAAAATTCTTTGATGCGTGCAGTGTGGACACTGGACCGTGCACATGCATGTGAGGCATAGGTGTGTAATTAATGTTTTTGACGTCCACGAACAGGTACAGAAGAATCCGTGTGAAtgttacaaattacaataagATTTTGTGATAAGTATAGCCACGTCGTATCGAAGCGCATGTGTGATGAACAAGGTTCTTCTTGCATGAACACTATAAATAAAGGATATACAAGacgtttctatatatttatgtaaattcgATCACTTCTTTTTCCAAAATGAAATCATTTTGTTCAGTCGCAGAATTTAGACAATGTTAAAATATGAGTATAGTTCAATTAGACATCTAAGCTAAGCATTTTACGGTAATTAATTGATAGTCATATGCTATTTTCAAACATTTGTATAATTGCATTAACCATATATCTGGTTCAGTTGCTCAAACTAGAACGAAGATTTTACATAGCAAAAATCACTACAACGATCTCTATCTAATAATTCGAGTCAAACAAtcgactttaaaattttaaaaaagcctggaataaagaaaaataatgtaatacagtataacaaaagttttttttttgtctttataaaaaaaaacgtttttgtgGCGACATTTTCCCGGAAAGCACACAAATATTGACGTTAAATTCATCATCTTTTAGCAATATGTACTGAAAGCTATGAGAGGTTCTTCAATATCGATTGTGTTAGTTCTGAGGACAATGAACGATTTTCATTATGGTGCATTTTTTTGTGGTCATTTCGATCTTAATCAGTACTATCAATTATTTCATTATGGTACGTACAAAATTACGCTTAATAAGTCGTCGTCTTATTAGTAataagatgatgaagaaatgtTTGATCTAAGTGCTTTGAAATTCTCTATGAGTGACGGCACAGTTTCTTCGGGTTGCCTTTGAAAGGCTTCCAATACATTATACATGGACTGAATAATGtgaatataatatattcaatatataCATTCTTaaccaaaaacagaaagaaaaaaatatatatagtattagtaCCCGATTAGTTCAAtaagttattgtttttttagtgtGAAATTAAGTTAGTTAATTAGACACAAGTCACATACAGCCAGCTTAAGGACCAAActcaccaaaccaaacccaaggTTAAAGCCattaaaagtttataatctTTGGAGGTCTATCTATATTTCCAGTCTATTATTTTCGTCAGTTGGTATAATTTAAGTGACttgatattctagtaattaccaTGTCTCTAATTCCAGATCTCATAACCTTCTGTATTAATTAAAAGATTTGTGTGTCTTGTCTTTTTCagcaaaacaaatttgttttatttttttgggcaaaaattttgttaagaaatatTAATATCGTCGTTATCATTGGAGTAGTTACgaaattatgattttgttattaCCATTGTATAATCTATTACTAAAACAACACGAGCAGTATACATAATACTTCATTGCTTTCAATCATCATACATCACTGTCTTTGATtataaaaacagaaactataGATATGTCATTCACTGCTAATTGTTATCACTGTCATGCATCTATGAGATATGGAGCGATGAGCATTGTATTACTATATGTTTCCATGTCACTATTGTTGTGTTTGCAGTTTGCACTTTCCACCCGACATTTGCTTACCCACTTTAGTGGTCCTATTTGCTCTTTCCATTAAAATACTGGTCGATTTCATAATTTCTGAAATTATACGGACATCATCcaatatgaaatatgaaaacCATGGATATTTCAAGGGATATATGTACGTTCAAATTAATGCTAACGCTGATCCCTTCACATTTTAtacaaaatgttaaaaattatcTTTGAGAAATAATTAATCTTACATAGTTTAATTACTGCAGTTCAAAAAATACAGATATGGTAACTGAACACTAAACGTGAGACTATTTGGTTCTACCAAATATGAATTATAACAAGGTACGGCATTTTGGTTTAGACTAAGGGTTTATctatcatatataaatattttgaaaggCCTATTAAACATTCCTAAAACCATGGACTATAGATCTAAATTTGGTTAGGATGTACAAAAATAGTTGCGATTACTTAATATGACAACCGGACAAATAATTCCGATTACAAGTACCACATTTGTACACATACGCTACATTCTCATACCAAATAGTTTTATCATTCTTAAGAGATATACGGTGACGTGGTACAAAAGTAACCACTGGAACAGGCCACAGAGCTCCTTGAATCAGCAGATAAAGCGGGGTGGCCGACAAGTCGACAATCCAATTTATGTGGATATGAAACTCTTACGTTTATTCACCCTCCACGTGCCCTCTTATCCATCCATATCAACCGCTTAGATCATTCCTTCCCAATTCAACAAAAATCTTGCCCCACTATTATTATGATTAGGGTTAAATTTGTTATGCGTTCCAAATCCATCTTTTCAAGaaatttctttgtaaaattgACGTGTTAATTAAAAGATTAGACTATGATGAATCAGTTATAACTCAAACGGAAGATATctattttggaaagaaaaaaagattaatatagtAAGGTTTTGAACGAAGGAAA harbors:
- the LOC104762192 gene encoding basic leucine zipper 43-like; this translates as MSRHLKPFMDSGVHRSHCFDIFEGVPLQDDHFNSAFLPNTDFNVQLQSASTRSNNNQSQSDPNALNIFHNEGLAPEERRARRMVSNRESARRSRIRKKKQIEELQQQVEQLMMLNHHLSEKVINLLESNHQVLQENSQLKEKVSSFQLLMADVLIPMRNAESNINDRNVNHHLRGETSNRPTNNSPFGK
- the LOC104762193 gene encoding uncharacterized protein LOC104762193, yielding MTNESATSPAIPPPPEHQPLPQNSIAPPSPPPPQITTEDMVNSNGILTDQLIDEEPSFHKYLESEEYSDKYRKYEDGFKQFLVEKYFSGDDMYEEITTVDDGATIYSSKWPSLASFADPVASFVDPVQCIIEDEEEVVQAEVEVEAEAEEEVEEVEEVEEVGEVEELGELEEESIDSASAEIPNGQISNGGTVLEKKDNC